In Bos javanicus breed banteng chromosome 27, ARS-OSU_banteng_1.0, whole genome shotgun sequence, the genomic stretch TCTCAGCCAAATTTCTCTATAAGTTAGTTTCTCTTAATCAAAAACATCTTATACTTTAAATTAGGAATTTAACTGAGGAAGAAGTTACCATAATACCTATTTTAACATTGAACAAATCTAACCACCTATTGGACATTAATGTAAAATCCTGACATAGAATTTGATTTAAAACTTctcaaaataaattcattaaagcaAGTTCCCTGTAAAATACGTGAGAATGAAAGCTAGCATAATAGCAGGTGTGGTCCTTATATTTTATTAACCatagaagatatttttttaatgagtctaATAGACACATTAACTGTGCAAAAGCTGATGAGATGTACAGTCTTAAATACAAGCACCAACACAGAAAGGAtattgtgtcagttcagttcagttcagttgctcagtcgtgtctgactctttgtgaccccatgaatcacagcgtgccaggcccccctgtacatcaccaactctcggagttcaaccaaactcacgtccattgagtccagccatctcatcctctgtcgtccccttttcctcctgtccccaatcccacccagcatcagagtcttttccaaagagtcaactcttcacttgaggtggccaaagtactagagtttcagctttagcatcagtccttcaaatgaacacccaggactgatctcctttagaatggactggttgcatctccttgcagtccaaggtactcactctcaagagtcttctccaacaccacagctcaaaagcatcaatgcttcggcactcagctttcttcacagtccaactttcatatccatacatgacaactggaaaaaccatagccttgactagatggacctttgttggcaaagtaatgtctctgctttttaatatgctatctatgttggtcacaacttgccttccaaggaaggaaattaattttatggctgcaatcaccgtctgcagtgattttggagcccaaaaaaataatgtctgacactgtttccccatctatttcctatgaagtgatgggaccagatgccatgatcttagttttctgaatggtgagctttaagccaactgtttcactctcctctttcactttcatcaagaggctttctagttcctcttcactttctgccataagggtggtgtcatctgcatatctaaaagtCCATTAATTCTATACTTAAGAGGATCATTTCTTTATGTAAGCACAATCTCATTTATGAATTACACATGATATGTAGTTTAGGATCCATCTACATTATGCTTATAACTGcgtgctgctcctgctaagtcgcttcagtcgtgtcggactctgtgcaactccatggactgcatgcagcctaccaggttcctccgtccatgggcttttccaggcaggagtactggagtgggttgccattgccttctcctgtaactGCATAGTGATACACCAATTCAACTTACTGCTATGGGGGAAAAACACCATTTAATGAGACATGAAGACAAAGCACAAACCCGACTAAGGGGACACACACTGTGGACCACAGCACGGCTATGACCAGAGCAAGTGAGGGGacgggggaggggagatggatggGTAAACTACAGCCTCGGGGGCTGGGGGCGGATCTGGATTCATGACGACTAAGCAGACAACAGGATGAGACAGGAAATCAAAACCAATGATGAAAGCAGACACACTGTCAGAGAACTCCAACAGCAAGGAAAACATACAGAACTGTTCTTTTACAAATACTCAGAAAGAAATCAAGCATGAAACCACAGAGAAAtcatcaaagaattttaaatatcaactaaTTAGCCAATGATGCAAATTATAAAAACAGTGTGTCAGAAGACCACAAAATGGACTAGTTACCACTTCACAGGCTGCTAAAATGATTCACGGTTAATTTAATTATAAGCTGACTAACAATGCAGCTAACATGAAATGGGTGGTAACAGAAAAAAGAGATAATACAAGTCCAGTTACAAAGCAGAGTGTTGTACCCGTGATTTCATGGGGTAAATAGCAATGCACTCACAAAACCTAAGCTAAACACGCCAGAAAGCTGGAACATGTGCTTTAGAGCCGCACACTCTGTCACCAAAAGCCCTAGGTCGTCATCCCAGTTTTAGACTTGGAAAAGTGAGGCAGCCCGACGtcttccctggggccctggggcacTGGGCTTTTAACCTGGTTTCACGTGCAGAGCTGGCCTGAGCGCGTGGCCAGGTCCATCAGCAAGCAGACCAGTGTAGATTCTTGGTTTTGTTCCCACCGCATGCCCTGCACCCTGCAGCCAGGCATCCCCAGTGGAAAATGTGCTGCATGGCTTTCCCATGCCATGACAGCTGCCTATAGTTACTTTCACGAAGCTGTCTGCTCCCTGAGAACAGAAACTTCCCTGCAGCTGCTGTGCCCAGCACAGGCCAGGCCCAATGTTACAGAGGCAGGCTCTGGCTGAGTTCATGATGACGTGCTAAGTTGGTGGTCCAAATATCAAGACTAATTTGTCACTGTGCCATTGTGGAATGATTAAAGACTAGGCAGTTTAAAAACTTTTAGACCTCTGAGCATAGCAAATGTACCTGATTTTCTTCtgggtaaaaagagaaaaaccaaaaaacaaacaaagaaaagaaaaccagtgtCCTGGGGGAAGGATgcggcagggaggaggcagaaaCTACCAGAGTCATGATGCCCAGCCGGTCTCCCTCCTGGGCTGGGCTGTGCTTCCTCCTTCCGGGCTTGGAGTGCCCACTGAGGGGCGGGCAGGAGCCGGCATGCGAGGAGGCAGGAAGCAGGTTGAGGGAGCTCACTGATTTAAAACGACGGAGGCTGCCTAAGCTCCCGCTACCCTCCCTGCTCTCAGTCTCCTCTGCCCGCTGCTCCgtgctttccttctcttcttcgaTCAacctaaaatagaataaaacccATCACCTGCCTTTGTCAGCAGAGGAACGTATCTGGACAACAAATTTGGGCTAGCATTCTGTGTCATGATTAGCAAATTCCAGAAGCAGTTGCTCAATTAACATCTCAGCCAAAAGGTTCTACTTTTCCTCTTTTGAATATTCTCAAACTTAGAATAACTTAGCGTTGAGTCTTACTGGCCCCTGATCATTCACGCTTGATTTCACTTATTTACTCTAACCTTCTGAAGGGACCCTGGTGGCGACTCTCTTcctgtgaggagatacctcaaGTTGACAACCTTTACCTTCCCTGCTCTCAGGGCAGAGATGCACGTCAGTACCTCAAGTCTTTTCCACTGGGAATTGGGAACTCTGTACAATCAAAACAGCAATTCACAAACAAGCTGGAGTTTCTAAACACAAGTCTCCAGACCAGATGAAGTGCTAagttgatctttattttttttttttgaaggttgtATATGTATAAACGCATCACTTGATGAAGTTCTCCACCAGCTTTGTGTGAGTTTCTGGATTCATATCAATGTGCTGCATTAACCTAGAATTCAGTTTCTGGTCTTCTCCCCTAATGTGTTGTGGATGATTTTATATAGCAGTTTAAATACAtgattatgcaaataaaatgattttcaaattaaaatacaagattCTTACAGGAAGTAAACTCTCCAGCTTCACTTCTACTCATACATCTGgaaagtttttcactgttgataaCAAGTTGAAGGATAGAATTTACCATTTACATCAAGTCAACTTGTCGCATGAGGAAAAATCACTTCTACCTGAAAAAttgctgtaaaaataaaaatattaatatataagcaTTCCATACTTCCTGCGGGGACATGGAAAGATCATTTTTCTGAGCTGGTCTGTGCTCAAACACGGCCCACAAAGCTGTCTGTCTCTGAGTCAAATGGGCAGGCGGCACCACCTGTGTTTGCTGGTTGTCCTGTTCACCCCCTGCCCTTCCCCCGGCCCCCCACGCTCGGCCGACAGGAACGGGCACCTCGGCCTGGGCTGACGTGACGAGAACAGTTTCAGCAGCAGCTCTGCCTGGTCCTGTGCAGGGTCACCGGCCTGCGGCCACTCTGAACATGGACTCAGGACACAGGCATAGCTGTGCGGGTGTGGCACCAGGCAGGCCTTGGGGCCCCCAGCCATCCGGCTGCACCCAGACCCAAGGCCCCCTGCTCACCACGAGGCAGGCCTTTGGATTCTATCCCGTTTTGTAAATTGTTATAACTGCCAAGATGATGTCtaaagaaaatatcttaaatatactgatgagatgagaaaaactcaaacacatgtccttgGACCACTGTCTTACAACAAGCCAATCttcacaatgtattaaaaaggaaaatgcagatcTGAGTGGGAATTTGCCAACCCCAAAACCCCAGCTTTCACCAGGTGGCTTTTCACCAGAACACTGGGGGCTCTGAGGGACACAGGAAGGTGCACGGGCCGCAGGGGACACTGCCTCGGCACTTCACCCACCTTGGGGCTCAGAGCTGTGGGGGGACACCCCACAACACCGCCCCATAGAGTGCTGACACCACACCGTGGACAGAATGCCCCGGCTGACCGAGCTCTATAATCAAGGGCAAtctcaaaactgaaaattcttGAAGCAGACCTGAGGTCAGGTTTCTTACTATGGAACACTCAGACATCCCTAGGAGAAGACAGCTGCTCAGAGAAACCAAGTTTCTGGGGAGCTGAGTTCAGGATCACCCACCGGATCTCTTCGTTGATGGTGTCCAGCTGCTCCTGCATCATCATGGTCAGAGTCTTGGCATCGGCCTGCCTGCTGGGCGACAGCTGAGTGGCCGAGCTGAAGAGGGTGACCCTGTCGCCCTCGCCGTCAGACATGCCCTCGTCACTCTCAAATGCCTGGGCCGCGCTGGCCAGCATGCTGGCTTGCTGCGTGCACTCCCAGTCCTGCTCCTTCGGGGTCTGCACCTGGGCACGAGAGGACCACGTCTCATCAGCGACATTCAGGGCAGCTCAAGTctatcaggaactgaacccaattTTACATGGAAGTCCTGACTCTGGATAAATGGGCCATGCTCATGAGACACTGCCATCTCTTAAGCGAGCAGGACTGAAGAAACAGGCAGGGGGAGAATCCAGTTCCTAGATGGCCTGGTGACACTCAGGTCTCAGCGTGGACGGCAGGCAATCCTATGAGGTTATTTACAAGGGTGGGCTGATGGAGTCAGAGACAGAAACcgaaaattacaaaaatacatcCATACCTCCATCAGCCAGGctggaggaaaataagaaaaaagaaccctTCAGCTCGGCAGCCGCTGGGTCCCTATCAGCAGTCATACTGGTATCAGTTCACTGGAGAGTGCCATCCTTGTAGGCTCCCAGCCCTCCATTTCCCAGGCTGGTCTGAACACCCACAGACAGGAGCGAGCAGGGGCAGCCAGGAGACGGGAGGGCCAGCCCCACTGCGGCTCTCCTCTCGGGGCACAGGCCCTTGGGCTGTTCTGGGGGATGGCCCCTCGCATCGCAAGGACAGCTCTGTCATCAGAGACACATGGGAGAGTGCCCGCGGGGCTCCGCGCCACCCTCCCGCTCTCATACCTCACACTCTTTTCTCTGCAAACCTCCCCCCTGCCACACTGTCACCCAGgtcctgccttctttcccagACATGACCTCAAAGGAACTGAGGGGCAGCCTTGAGGTGCTGGCTTGCCGGCTCCCTGTCCCTCGTGGCCAGTGCCCTCGTCTCCTGTCTTCGTCAGGACCCCGCCCCAGGGCTGGGCTACCCCCTTTGCTGGCTCCAGGACCACCTGCCATCATTTCTGCTCCACTCCAGTGAACCAGCTGCCTATGGGTTCACCCCCATCAGCCCGGTCAGCACgtcctctcccttctctcgcCTTCCAATCGCACAAGGGGAACCAGcagattcctcctccagggctccctgcaGCACCCACTGCAGGTCTCTGAAAGCTCCCTGGGAGCGGCCTCTACGGTCCCCCTCCCCACCCGGTCTCCAGCTCTCTGCCAGCAGGCGGTGTGCCCCGCCCTGCAGGGCAGCTCTCCGGGGGCTCCAGGAACCCGTGttacccagccccctcccctccttgccTCCCCCCCACGCCCCCCCACCAAGTctctccctgggctccaggccctgccctccctggggTTATTCCGCAGTCCCTTGCGCCCCTTCTCAACCTTGGAATGCGGGGTGCCCCACAGCTCTACCCTTGCACCCCATCTCTCTCCACCAGCACCAGCTTGGTGACTTTACCGTGCTCGTGGCTTTAAATGCCATCTGTATGCCCACGATCCCAAGTCCACCCTGAGCTGAAGGAGTCCTCTCCCGGATGCAGGCCGGAACACTCAGATGCTCTCCTGACACATCCCTGGGACACCCCATGGGCTCGTCCACCTCAACAGGGCTGAGGCTCGACTCTTAGCTCCCCGCCTCAGCAGCCCTCCTCACCTCAGAAAACAGGCTCTGGCCTAGAGCTGCTCAGGCCTGAGCCCGGGCTCCTCCCTGATGCGGCCTGCTCTCTCCCTTGTCCCCGCTGGTTGACATGACCCTTTTTCTATCTCCAAGTGgctacttctcttcctgcctctgggTCTCTGGTTCAAGGTCACCCTCCTGGTGTCACCTCGCTTGCCACCCTGTTCACACACGATCGTCCCCTCCTCCTTGGACAACTCAGGCACTCTGGTCTCCTTTCCCTGCTCATTACTGTTCAACAGGCTGCACAGGTTTAAAAAGGGGTCCACAAATTCTTCCATCCTCCTCCCTTCAAGAGGCAGAAGGGGCAACTCCTGCTCAGCCCCTGAGCGAGGCAGGGCTTCACAGCTCACTCTCGCAAACAGAAGTGAAGTTGTGCGGCCTCGAGACCAGGGCGTGAAAGGCCCCGGGCTAAACCCCGGGCTCTCGCTCTCAGAGGGTGTTCTGAGGAAAGCCAGGCCATGGGAAAGCTACACGGCAGGGACCTGGGCCTGTCCCCAGCAGCCAGGTGAGTCTGAAAGCCTGCCATCCAGCCCTGGGGGCCCTTCCCGTGTCTGTGCCCTCAGGAGGCCCTGAACCAGGCCCGCCTGCTACAATGCACAGGCACTGGGGACTGTGAGCTGCTCATAGGAAGTCACTAAGCTTTGCAATGATTCGTTACGTAGCAGTGGATAAAGGACACACACGGTTTGTAATTCACTGCTGGAGTACTACTTCTGACCATGTCTGGCCCAAACTAACTGCTCAAGAATATGGAAGCCCAAAACACAGACATGTATGAAAAAATACATGCCATGAACGAGGTGAAAATATAAAGGCACTTAAACTTCCAATGAGAATTCTTCTCACTATAAGCTGATGGATATGTGTATCCATATACTTGTAGGATGATTTCAAAACTGTGCTAATTAGTACCATGCTGGGCCTCACAGTAGGCCACAAGTTATCCATAttggttattttaagaaaaaaaagcatgCCTTAAAAGTAAACTCttagccagaaaaaggaaaatgggaagaTGTAAAGCGATCTATCAGCACTTTGCTCCAAACCCACCTCAGGACCACAGTGTGAGGGGGCAGGTGAGGACAAGGTACCCACCAGGGATGGGAAGGGGGTGGCGGGGTCCTTGCCTCGGATGGCTCATCGTGCAGCGCTGCCAGCCGGCCTTTATGGGGGCACCGCAGCACTGCCCTGTTGCCCAAGGAGTCTGCCGGCAATTTCCTCAGAATTAAAGTAAGGATATTAATGAGTGAAAACAAAAGTCAAATTGTACACAACTGGGAGCAGCCTTCTCAAGCCTAGTTCTTCTAAAGCAGAGTTACACCACATGTATGAAACGCTCAAACCAGGACCAGAACTTGCTGCTGGTGCAACTCCTGTCCGCCACTTCAAAATCCATTTCAGGTCCCTCCCTGGTCACTAAGTAACCAATGTGGGCAAAGTCCTAACGTTAAAAGTGAAAAGTCTTAAAAACGCTTTCTCTAGAATTCTATATGTATTAAACTCTGACACCTAATCTCCTCCTGTTGCCAAAGAGTAGTGTGAATAGGTTATACAAACCTgtgcaaatatttctgttttgagtTCTCACACAGAATTATTCACACCGAGCTACTAAACAAGTACACCTGCTGTACCACATGTTGGAGGGGTTCTCTCTGAGATGGTCTCATGGGGGAAGGGGGGCAGGGTGGGCGCTGTCTGTCTGCCCACAGAGGAGAGGCAAGGCTCACAGGAAGAGGCCTGAGTCCCCAGCACTCTTCTGTTTTCACAGTGACCGCTAGGGAGTTTCTCATAAATCACCACACCCCCAGACATGATCGCCAGAAACATCATGATTCCACATGGTTACACAGCTCAGGCCTGAGGATCTGAGGGTGAGCAAATGCCACTCGACTTGTCTGACCACCGGTATCACTGTCACACATCCCTTTAAGGAGCGGAACCTCAGAAAACTAGAGAAGATGGCCAGGCAAGCTGCCTCAGCAGAGCTCACACAGCATGCTCCCATCTCTCTGAGAGAACGGGCTCCACAGGTGTCACCAGACTCGCCTGAGTGAATCAGAAGCAAATTTCAGCATCATCAGGAACACATTTGACAGGCAGGTGGAGTGGGGGGATGAACCGGGAGGCtcgggttgacatatatacagtactgATACTACGCATAAAGTCAACGAGTGAGGacctagtgtacagcacagggaagtctgctcagtgctctgtggtgaagtAAATGGGTAGGAAATCTAAAAGAGAGGCAGATAcgtaaatagatagatagatacatgactgattcactttgctgtacagcagaaattgacacagcagtgtaaagcaactatacgccaataaatgaatgaatggatgaatgaattttttaaaaaggaacacagtGGGCCCCCTAGAACTTGTGGAAATGAGGAGTCCACACCCAGGGTGCGGCACAGCGTCAGGGCTGCCCTCATGTTGGTCCACTGCCAATGGACCGCCTGGACCAGGCCTCTTCTACCCCAGAGACCTCGAcgcagaggcagggaggcagccagTTGTGGTCTCTCCAGTGCTCTGCTCTTACTCACGCAGCCATGCCAAGGCTGAGATCCCTGGGAGAACAAGAAACCCACATTCCACCTCAGGACAACAGACACAGCTGCAGTCACTCACTTTGCGGACATCCCGCTTAAGTTGCCTGTTCATGTCCTTGAATTGAGGACGTCCTTCCTGGCCGTGTCCAGGTCCTCCTCCAGCTCTGTCACGTGGGCAGAGAGGGCTGCCAGGCGCTCCTTCATCTGGCTCTGCTCCCGCGACTGCCTCTCTATGATTTCCTGGAGCTCGATCACCTTAGCCAGGTCTTCCTTGTGGCTTAGAGAGCCATCGGAGGGTCTCTAAGCGGGAAAAGAAGCCTTACACAGCCTGGTTttgggagggagggaacacagtacTTCCGGGCAATTGGTGAGATCAAAACTGCCTTCTGCGCTCTGGGAGCTCACAGGACCCTCACGGCCGCTCAGACCTACATGGTGCATCGGTGAGAGGTCCCAACAGCCCCGCATAGACTGGATGGTAAGACAAGAAATAGACAGAGAGCGAGACCAAGGACTTGCCTTTCCATTGGTGCTTGGCATATTTTCTTGCTTGTGATGTACATCAAACACCGTGTCCATTAGTATCTTTCCCTGGTTATTCTCCTCTGAAAGAATCATCTGCTAAAACCAAAAAATTGAATCAGAgtaaagaaataagtaaagacAGCAAAACTCCACCTGGAAAAACTCAACTctgtggcaccctactccagtactcctgcctggaaaatcccatggacagaggagcctggtaggctccagtccattgggtcactaagagtcgggcatgactgagcaacttcactttcacttt encodes the following:
- the LOC133239754 gene encoding LOW QUALITY PROTEIN: liprin-alpha-1-like (The sequence of the model RefSeq protein was modified relative to this genomic sequence to represent the inferred CDS: inserted 1 base in 1 codon), whose product is MGRRRACLWTLFQRCNPKAKAKTRKNLASAQVLEAEWPEKGYTGWRNLWGMRIELEKSSFLEEEIAELKEERNNTRLLLEHLECLVSRYVPSLQMTVGKQQAQSPAGMTSEMEVLRALKLLFEHHKALDEKLRARLRVALERCSWLEEELGATHKEQMILSEENNQGKILMDTVFDVHHKQENMPSTNGKRPSDGSLSHKEDLAKVIELQEIIERQSREQSQMKERLAALSAHVTELEEDLDTARKDVLNSXDMNRQLKRDVRKVSDCSCVCCPEVECGFLVLPGISALAWLREKLPADSLGNRAVLRCPHKGRLAALHDEPSEVQTPKEQDWECTQQASMLASAAQAFESDEGMSDGEGDRVTLFSSATQLSPSRQADAKTLTMMMQEQLDTINEEIRLIEEEKESTEQRAEETESREGSGSLGSLRRFKSVSSLNLLPASSHAGSCPPLSGHSKPGRRKHSPAQEGDRLGIMTLLPALREEVGDDKTAIKCETSPPASVRSLRLDRLHKGALRTATHEDFRDACNSTGSQDSPGNKPSSSTSRQDSLHKAAKKRGIKSSISHLFCKKEKGRPEHPGKEALGPGRIFTPSTTWKAPVNADN